The Virgibacillus sp. MSP4-1 genome has a segment encoding these proteins:
- the dptF gene encoding DNA phosphorothioation-dependent restriction protein DptF, with protein sequence MSEFTFDFLQELDPELVQIGRSIENIFYDDPHGVLVKSRLFAEHMTRTIASLENLDHIKSWKQVDRIAYLDREGLFTKEVAQSFDMVRYIGNRAAHADGKGDLEKALKVHKNLFKISVWFAEVYGSYDFKTPEYQNPPMRKTEGLDTNQITKLIESTLSKQLSSFFKQQAIDEGFVTDEEPGTNQMELVEEQQGNPQEEEPPREEEEKHDTADQPEEGSRTLYGSELLFQLSKLKESSQEAIEGSEAFSSFKKYLHVERPIQNDLEHILRTKVNEQSSQLIFLCGSVGDGKSHLLAYMNETYPDLMANFKVHNDATESFDPHKNSLDTLAEVLEPFSDVNIDKTNEKRILAINLGVLHNFLESSYVKESYTKLASFISESKIFETDDVAENYMDDHFNLISFSDYHPYELTKEGPESSYFMNIFEKIVQPTDDNPFYRAFNRDQAEGIMGPYMTNYKLLQQKTVRQKLSQLLIKAIVQHKYILSTRTLLNFVHDILVPSNLEEHFTSTSIIEETQALLPNMLFNSSDRSPLLKVISYVDPIHTRSEMIDQMLIELNNSTDISKVFQKNIIQEEFNDWVDSLSDLGPFYELTKATRQVLNSSLIRFCYFLSDEMEMVFENKTYSDFMHYLYAFNLGVPAGLKGIYQETEDAIFAWKGSPKGNDQYIYYEESMSSMNIAQTLELKRYTNHLVKRDQDVFYRFKDTLLIGFQNQHKTEHALLEIDYPLYETMVKVLNGYRPNKKDKEDAIQFLEFVEKLMQIGKKEDEMVIHDLTENLLFKLEYDAEFEEFTFKRE encoded by the coding sequence ATGTCAGAATTCACGTTTGATTTTTTACAGGAATTAGATCCTGAACTAGTACAAATCGGTCGGAGTATTGAAAATATATTTTATGATGATCCTCATGGTGTTTTGGTAAAAAGTAGGTTATTTGCCGAACATATGACCAGGACCATTGCTTCATTGGAAAATCTTGATCATATTAAATCGTGGAAACAAGTGGATAGAATTGCTTATTTGGATCGTGAAGGTTTATTTACAAAGGAAGTTGCACAATCCTTTGATATGGTTCGTTATATTGGAAATCGTGCTGCCCATGCAGATGGCAAAGGAGATCTTGAAAAGGCTTTAAAAGTGCATAAGAACCTGTTTAAAATATCTGTTTGGTTTGCGGAAGTGTATGGCAGTTATGATTTCAAAACTCCAGAATATCAAAACCCTCCTATGCGTAAGACAGAGGGACTTGACACGAACCAAATTACAAAACTTATTGAATCAACATTATCAAAGCAATTATCCTCATTTTTTAAACAGCAAGCGATAGATGAAGGTTTTGTAACAGATGAAGAACCTGGAACCAATCAAATGGAATTAGTAGAAGAACAACAGGGTAATCCTCAAGAAGAAGAACCACCAAGAGAAGAAGAGGAAAAGCATGATACAGCCGATCAACCTGAAGAAGGTTCTAGAACATTATACGGAAGTGAACTCCTCTTCCAGCTATCTAAATTGAAGGAGTCTTCTCAGGAGGCTATTGAAGGATCAGAAGCCTTTAGTTCCTTTAAAAAATATTTACACGTCGAGCGTCCTATACAAAATGACCTTGAACACATCTTAAGAACAAAAGTGAATGAACAGAGTAGTCAATTGATTTTCCTTTGTGGAAGTGTGGGGGATGGTAAGTCTCACTTGTTAGCCTACATGAATGAAACCTATCCAGATTTAATGGCTAATTTTAAGGTTCATAACGATGCTACAGAGAGCTTTGACCCTCACAAAAATTCTTTAGATACGCTTGCGGAAGTGTTGGAGCCATTTTCTGATGTAAATATTGATAAAACGAACGAAAAACGAATTCTAGCGATTAATTTAGGGGTACTACATAATTTCTTAGAGTCCTCCTATGTAAAGGAAAGCTATACAAAGCTTGCTTCGTTTATTTCTGAATCAAAAATCTTTGAGACGGATGATGTAGCAGAGAACTACATGGATGACCATTTTAATTTAATTAGTTTTTCTGACTATCATCCATATGAATTAACAAAGGAAGGCCCAGAGTCCTCCTATTTTATGAATATATTTGAAAAAATTGTTCAACCAACCGATGATAACCCATTCTACAGAGCATTTAACCGTGACCAAGCAGAAGGCATAATGGGGCCTTATATGACGAACTATAAATTGCTCCAGCAAAAAACGGTCAGGCAAAAGCTTTCTCAATTATTAATTAAAGCGATTGTTCAACACAAATATATTCTTTCAACACGCACATTGCTTAATTTTGTACATGATATTTTGGTTCCATCCAATTTAGAAGAGCACTTTACTTCTACATCTATCATTGAAGAAACACAAGCCTTGTTACCAAATATGTTGTTTAATAGTTCGGATCGATCTCCGTTACTCAAAGTAATTTCCTATGTTGATCCTATTCATACACGTTCAGAGATGATTGATCAAATGTTAATTGAGCTAAATAATTCTACCGATATCTCAAAGGTGTTTCAAAAGAATATTATTCAAGAGGAATTCAATGATTGGGTCGATTCCCTATCCGATTTAGGTCCATTTTATGAGCTGACAAAGGCCACAAGACAAGTGCTAAATTCATCCTTAATCCGTTTTTGTTACTTCCTGTCTGATGAAATGGAAATGGTATTTGAGAATAAAACCTACAGTGATTTTATGCATTATTTATATGCCTTCAACCTAGGTGTCCCTGCTGGTCTTAAAGGGATCTATCAAGAGACGGAGGATGCTATCTTTGCCTGGAAGGGGAGTCCTAAAGGGAATGATCAATATATTTATTATGAAGAATCAATGAGCTCCATGAATATTGCTCAAACCTTAGAATTGAAAAGGTATACGAATCATCTAGTCAAGCGAGACCAAGACGTTTTTTATCGATTTAAGGATACCTTACTCATTGGATTTCAAAATCAACATAAAACAGAGCATGCACTGCTTGAAATTGACTATCCATTATATGAAACCATGGTGAAAGTTCTAAATGGTTACCGTCCAAATAAAAAGGATAAAGAAGATGCGATTCAATTTTTAGAATTTGTAGAGAAACTGATGCAGATAGGCAAAAAGGAAGATGAAATGGTTATTCATGATTTAACGGAAAATCTATTATTTAAGCTTGAATACGATGCTGAATTTGAAGAATTTACGTTTAAGAGGGAGTAA
- the dptH gene encoding DNA phosphorothioation-dependent restriction protein DptH, with product MLNQFYNYLSEKLIAFFEDQSLAGGERFYLQFDDENQVRQFYDALGKHDYADRFIYQHEHGSLYETFGLKIGEVTVVVAATVNYVTPDFLVTLRNKVGEQQEDWENTALLSICHETLDSIRGGSSDLQKEGMPFHVKSITNTLKQEIENSSLSKTEKEIAKFHLYKKLEDIILQPALVDFAEVLGLLSQGSIEKKDYPSLGLFYDEQLNQYTPSQVRKRLEENHSFFEKIQHIHEYENLDQQLEKSFDDKGVTQLKKDDWQALDYSFVKESNERLIEEDKKVLEYIEMVDKQTKEGLLFWEKPIRDTKAGNRKRHIIIFNPERKEEINLQFSFDEFLKQEFIKNKTKAHVEKSGKKLNVQLFHDVGNTTFYKFTYQHKNQTKSTYDFQIAIVECPSAFLEPIQTLYEVKQNEKRIIIHGEGNNVFIGQDQKNVNEYDVQEPDEVIELDSEEEGLEISEASAAWSDDSLKFTIKINEYKLPFKIKDQITRTPAVLGKQIWKMKRERKAHFTFGNDQLQQGTLVYHPREEFKRYLQLEKMWMKQGMHFAKLVSTGLEPEHLEIPRKLQDAYEQLLDLYRSKDLLPSLAYLEDRILEQSKKYVDIYNSCVRTIEENSILTREEKNIFKLGTIEESNRIYLTPLHPLNVAYQIAFHEQINGEQIEHHILDRLRPNNLLPYVFGNQDELYRPIIQHYASEWVVYEPLKNVTVGESNAYLANVVEEKLQQFVEHFSYLFLTGSNSPFKINVINITNDEEVLRGIFYFVKKRIEKYGPNQAIPLDIALYQENDYVSAFETFSLYDDVESIKERFDISLESNKFDPADMLRFVRENIRYYKLNDTEDYNYAHISFYKMISQDSYAKDNIQEMETGLSLNGLLSSVTSATGRQDYRTGFGIKNVLDPENQLIETAYYLNELASNLENEGSSPYRKNEAIVTRTTSFKEETLDALYDSSYWVTFIDPNVDLDFFQRSKRDLLIIHYSDQYSYDQYDAITVTDKTSQYRKVIKQYLEDEYIKAEDDQINLAIRAFNAVNGEWLLRIIGSKAQFSREKLSIISALKYALSFLDHERIIWIPISLEEILRVAGVVNLTKSAGIFSAKNLGVKGSTSDDLLLIGLEITEDQKVYFHYYPVEVKVGLNQSSTIAKAKEQISTTRRLLDEQLREVDENGDKIFKNAFFRNFFVQLFLANAQKFLANGLWPEKNFEDIEKVKDILLNDSYQVGNHLRPHIGDGMVLSFKNEATWRSAKIENRSLLLQLSEEDAYSGVIEEVETIKSRIHEGKTDINTNILLANNYGQPSQKTEHAEPVTNEKKEPDTKQPNKRELSQEETENEQKPVPFNEDPVQPSTKQEKDEQQVDLEDVRVLLGTVEGSKHKVYWEYGHKDLANRHILISGKSGQGKTYFMQCMLMELAANNVSSIIFDYTGGFKKSKLEPEFKEFLGDKLEQILVARDNFPINPFKRNEKELDEDEFIEEDFADVADRMKSVFAAIYTDLGIQQLNAIYQAIVKGMQKHGDNMNLELLRQELEEDNSGSAKTALSQLNPMIDKNPFDSSYDFNWGKLEEDKGKVLVIQLTGFASDVQKMITEFILWDLWHYKLQHGDQTIPMPVVLDEAQNLDHSEKSPSAKILTEGRKFGWSGWYATQFLKGQLNTDEIARLQNSSQKIYFLPPENEISTVASNLSHDNASKREWERRLAALNKAQCVSYGPMLGKDGSLRQSEPVIVNISSLEERIRLLGEQDS from the coding sequence ATGTTAAACCAGTTCTATAATTATCTCTCGGAAAAACTAATTGCTTTTTTTGAAGATCAATCGTTAGCAGGAGGAGAAAGGTTTTATCTGCAATTTGATGACGAGAATCAAGTTCGCCAATTTTATGATGCTCTAGGAAAGCACGATTATGCGGACCGTTTCATTTATCAGCATGAACACGGTTCCCTTTATGAAACATTTGGGTTAAAAATTGGCGAAGTCACTGTAGTAGTTGCAGCAACCGTAAACTATGTAACCCCTGACTTTTTAGTAACCCTCCGTAATAAGGTAGGGGAACAGCAAGAAGATTGGGAAAATACAGCGTTATTAAGTATTTGTCATGAAACTCTAGATAGTATTCGTGGAGGAAGCAGTGACCTTCAAAAGGAAGGAATGCCCTTTCATGTAAAATCAATCACCAATACATTAAAGCAGGAAATTGAAAACTCGAGTTTATCCAAAACCGAAAAGGAAATCGCTAAGTTTCATCTATATAAAAAGCTAGAGGATATTATCCTACAGCCGGCCTTAGTAGACTTTGCAGAAGTCCTTGGGTTACTATCACAAGGAAGTATTGAGAAGAAGGATTATCCATCATTAGGTCTTTTTTATGATGAACAGTTAAACCAGTATACTCCGTCCCAAGTAAGAAAAAGGCTGGAGGAAAACCACAGCTTCTTTGAAAAGATACAACACATACATGAATACGAAAATTTGGATCAGCAACTTGAAAAAAGCTTTGATGATAAAGGTGTGACACAACTCAAGAAGGATGACTGGCAAGCCTTAGATTATTCTTTTGTAAAAGAATCAAATGAACGGTTAATTGAAGAGGACAAGAAGGTTTTAGAATATATTGAAATGGTGGATAAACAAACAAAGGAAGGACTTCTTTTTTGGGAAAAACCAATACGGGATACAAAAGCTGGTAATCGTAAACGACACATCATTATTTTTAATCCAGAACGTAAAGAAGAGATCAACCTTCAATTTTCTTTTGACGAGTTTTTGAAGCAGGAGTTTATAAAAAATAAGACAAAGGCTCACGTTGAAAAATCCGGGAAGAAGTTAAACGTACAATTATTTCATGATGTGGGTAATACAACATTCTACAAATTTACGTATCAACACAAAAACCAAACAAAATCGACCTATGACTTTCAAATTGCTATTGTTGAATGTCCCTCTGCATTTTTAGAGCCTATTCAAACTTTATATGAAGTGAAACAGAATGAAAAAAGGATTATTATACATGGCGAAGGGAACAACGTATTTATTGGTCAAGATCAAAAAAATGTCAATGAATATGACGTACAAGAGCCAGATGAGGTCATTGAATTAGATTCAGAAGAGGAAGGGCTTGAAATCTCTGAAGCATCAGCGGCATGGTCAGATGATTCTCTTAAGTTTACGATCAAAATTAATGAATATAAGCTTCCGTTTAAAATTAAAGACCAAATCACGAGAACACCAGCTGTATTAGGCAAACAAATATGGAAAATGAAGCGTGAAAGGAAGGCGCATTTCACATTTGGAAATGACCAACTTCAGCAAGGAACCCTCGTTTACCATCCACGTGAGGAATTTAAACGTTATTTACAATTAGAAAAAATGTGGATGAAACAAGGGATGCATTTTGCGAAGCTTGTCTCTACAGGATTAGAACCAGAACACTTGGAGATCCCAAGAAAACTTCAAGATGCTTATGAACAGCTGTTAGATTTATATCGTTCAAAAGATTTACTGCCAAGCTTAGCATATTTAGAAGATCGGATTCTTGAACAGTCGAAAAAGTATGTAGATATTTATAATTCGTGTGTACGTACTATTGAGGAAAACTCTATCCTAACAAGGGAAGAGAAGAATATCTTTAAACTTGGAACGATAGAGGAATCAAACCGGATTTATTTAACACCTCTACATCCATTAAATGTAGCTTATCAAATTGCGTTCCATGAGCAAATAAATGGAGAGCAGATAGAGCATCATATCTTAGATCGGTTGAGACCAAACAATCTTCTTCCTTATGTATTTGGAAATCAGGATGAGCTTTATCGTCCTATTATCCAGCATTATGCAAGTGAGTGGGTTGTTTATGAGCCATTAAAAAATGTGACGGTCGGGGAGTCGAATGCCTACTTGGCCAATGTTGTAGAAGAAAAGCTTCAGCAGTTTGTGGAGCACTTTAGCTATTTATTCTTAACTGGCTCAAACTCACCATTTAAAATAAATGTCATCAATATTACCAATGATGAGGAGGTCCTTAGAGGGATTTTCTATTTTGTGAAAAAACGAATCGAAAAATATGGGCCTAATCAAGCCATTCCATTAGACATTGCATTGTACCAGGAAAATGATTATGTCAGTGCGTTTGAAACCTTTTCCCTATATGACGATGTAGAATCTATAAAAGAAAGATTTGATATATCCTTAGAGTCTAATAAGTTTGATCCGGCTGATATGCTTCGTTTTGTACGAGAAAATATTCGTTATTATAAACTAAATGATACGGAAGACTACAACTATGCCCATATATCCTTTTACAAAATGATTTCTCAGGATAGTTATGCCAAAGATAATATACAGGAAATGGAAACAGGATTATCCTTAAACGGACTGCTTTCCTCTGTGACATCTGCCACGGGGAGACAGGATTATCGAACAGGGTTTGGAATAAAAAATGTACTTGACCCGGAAAATCAACTAATTGAAACGGCATACTACTTAAATGAACTTGCTAGCAATTTAGAAAATGAAGGAAGCAGTCCATATCGAAAGAACGAAGCCATCGTAACTCGCACAACTTCCTTTAAAGAAGAGACGTTAGATGCTTTGTATGATTCTTCTTACTGGGTAACATTTATTGATCCTAATGTCGATTTAGACTTCTTTCAAAGGTCAAAGCGCGATTTGCTCATTATCCATTATAGTGATCAGTATTCATATGATCAGTATGATGCCATCACCGTTACAGACAAAACCTCACAATATCGAAAAGTCATTAAGCAATATTTAGAGGATGAATATATAAAGGCAGAGGATGATCAAATCAATTTAGCTATAAGGGCCTTCAATGCGGTGAATGGAGAATGGCTCTTACGAATCATCGGAAGCAAGGCGCAATTCTCACGAGAGAAATTAAGCATTATTTCGGCCTTAAAATATGCATTAAGCTTTTTAGACCACGAGCGTATAATTTGGATACCTATATCACTAGAAGAAATTCTAAGGGTAGCTGGTGTAGTTAACCTAACGAAAAGTGCTGGTATCTTTTCGGCAAAAAATCTTGGGGTTAAAGGTTCGACAAGTGATGATCTCCTACTAATCGGACTTGAAATAACTGAGGATCAAAAAGTGTATTTTCATTACTACCCTGTAGAAGTAAAGGTTGGTTTAAACCAATCTTCAACCATTGCAAAGGCTAAAGAACAAATTTCAACGACTCGGAGATTATTGGATGAGCAACTCAGAGAAGTCGATGAAAATGGCGATAAAATCTTTAAAAATGCATTCTTTAGAAATTTCTTTGTTCAATTATTCTTAGCAAATGCCCAAAAGTTCCTAGCTAATGGTCTATGGCCAGAGAAAAACTTTGAGGACATTGAGAAGGTGAAGGATATTCTCCTCAACGATAGCTATCAAGTAGGTAATCATTTACGCCCTCACATTGGCGATGGGATGGTATTATCTTTCAAGAATGAAGCAACGTGGAGGTCTGCAAAAATCGAGAATCGTTCATTGCTGTTACAGCTATCTGAAGAGGACGCATATTCAGGTGTGATTGAAGAGGTTGAAACCATTAAGTCAAGAATTCATGAAGGAAAAACAGACATAAATACGAATATTTTATTGGCTAATAACTATGGTCAGCCTTCTCAGAAAACAGAACATGCAGAGCCAGTAACAAACGAAAAGAAAGAACCGGATACCAAGCAGCCAAATAAGAGAGAGCTCTCACAAGAAGAAACTGAAAATGAGCAAAAGCCAGTGCCTTTTAACGAGGATCCTGTTCAACCAAGCACCAAGCAGGAAAAGGATGAGCAGCAAGTAGACCTAGAGGATGTTCGTGTATTACTAGGAACTGTCGAAGGATCCAAGCACAAAGTCTACTGGGAATACGGCCATAAAGATTTAGCTAATCGGCATATTCTTATTTCAGGGAAATCTGGACAAGGGAAAACCTACTTTATGCAGTGTATGCTGATGGAACTGGCAGCGAATAATGTTTCAAGTATTATCTTTGATTACACAGGCGGTTTTAAGAAGTCTAAACTAGAACCTGAGTTTAAGGAATTTTTAGGAGATAAGCTTGAACAAATTTTAGTAGCTAGAGACAATTTTCCAATCAATCCTTTTAAACGAAATGAGAAAGAATTGGATGAGGACGAATTTATTGAAGAAGATTTTGCTGATGTAGCTGATCGTATGAAAAGTGTATTTGCTGCTATTTACACAGATTTAGGCATTCAGCAGCTCAATGCGATTTATCAAGCCATTGTTAAAGGAATGCAGAAGCATGGTGATAACATGAACCTAGAACTACTTCGACAAGAATTAGAGGAGGATAACTCAGGTTCAGCTAAAACAGCATTATCCCAATTGAATCCAATGATTGATAAGAATCCCTTTGATAGTTCCTATGATTTTAATTGGGGTAAGCTTGAAGAAGATAAGGGTAAAGTTTTAGTGATTCAACTGACAGGCTTTGCAAGTGATGTCCAAAAAATGATTACAGAGTTTATCCTATGGGATTTATGGCATTATAAGCTTCAGCATGGCGATCAGACGATTCCTATGCCTGTTGTTCTAGACGAGGCACAAAATCTAGATCATAGTGAAAAATCGCCAAGTGCCAAAATCCTAACAGAAGGGAGAAAATTCGGCTGGTCTGGCTGGTATGCGACTCAGTTCCTAAAAGGTCAGCTGAATACAGATGAAATTGCACGATTGCAAAACTCAAGCCAGAAAATATACTTCTTACCACCAGAAAATGAAATCTCAACCGTGGCATCCAACCTCTCTCATGACAACGCATCAAAGCGAGAATGGGAAAGGCGATTGGCTGCTCTTAATAAAGCGCAGTGTGTATCCTATGGACCGATGCTAGGTAAAGATGGTTCATTAAGACAAAGTGAGCCGGTTATTGTTAATATTTCTTCTTTAGAAGAGCGGATTCGGTTGTTGGGGGAGCAGGATAGTTAA
- the dptG gene encoding DNA phosphorothioation-dependent restriction protein DptG: MGYTEELKALRKSLRIKEDIKGLTHTINKKCPIFPFPTRNPERAKFSRGFDGVTGEFARIVSGNVLDQEIEMESVIKKVSDTVNPDERDLPYFNRLIRMFLSDNLKTMKIFHPHIYQYIPLTSGKEAKGETNIAVFIRDVLLQNESYIQEFFTKSKTDHLMSKLILDQLDYLKEKNHTKRYHMMMPMISDLFEEDIKFLMQHKDYFIEYINMFLAYYYFFYITQLTLKLNQTKKADFHSVNEVVYTLDWEGASKSRIGYERGYQRIKDAAKNILVHNNCLEHLNFLLDTTTAKSYEGIREIFQDLSEDEKQDFLNVLKSWIGEYRYHVSLLPLETLADDFDGLVDQLFLSLDEGVPKETKTRFALSIEEIGKRYFLKTRGILGYMLNISQDFLLLLTTISVKDERKSLKDVFREFEKRGVFFDRHSQDEVVQLFDKLNLLDKKSDSGDAQYVKPVL; encoded by the coding sequence ATGGGATATACAGAGGAATTGAAAGCCTTACGAAAATCGTTAAGAATAAAAGAGGATATAAAAGGATTAACACACACGATAAATAAAAAGTGTCCGATCTTTCCATTTCCAACTCGTAACCCAGAGCGTGCGAAATTTTCTAGAGGCTTTGACGGTGTTACAGGGGAATTTGCCCGTATCGTGAGTGGAAATGTATTAGACCAAGAAATCGAGATGGAATCGGTCATTAAAAAAGTAAGTGATACGGTTAATCCTGATGAAAGGGATTTACCTTACTTTAATCGCCTGATTCGAATGTTTTTATCAGATAACCTAAAAACCATGAAAATCTTTCATCCGCATATATACCAATATATTCCATTGACATCTGGAAAAGAAGCAAAAGGGGAAACCAATATTGCCGTATTTATTCGTGATGTACTCTTACAGAATGAGTCATATATCCAGGAGTTTTTCACGAAATCAAAGACGGATCACCTTATGTCCAAATTGATACTAGATCAGTTGGACTATTTAAAGGAAAAGAATCATACAAAACGTTATCACATGATGATGCCAATGATTTCTGACCTTTTTGAGGAGGATATTAAATTCCTTATGCAGCATAAGGATTACTTTATTGAGTATATTAATATGTTCTTAGCGTATTATTATTTCTTCTATATCACCCAGCTTACTTTAAAGCTGAATCAAACGAAGAAAGCGGACTTTCATTCGGTAAATGAGGTTGTTTATACCCTCGATTGGGAAGGAGCCAGTAAAAGTCGTATAGGATATGAACGAGGATATCAACGTATTAAAGATGCAGCTAAAAATATATTGGTTCATAATAACTGCTTAGAACATTTGAATTTTCTCCTTGATACGACAACGGCTAAAAGCTATGAAGGCATACGAGAAATCTTCCAAGATCTTTCTGAGGATGAAAAACAGGACTTCCTAAATGTATTAAAATCATGGATAGGAGAGTATCGCTATCATGTATCGCTACTTCCCTTAGAAACATTAGCGGATGATTTTGATGGACTTGTGGACCAGCTGTTTTTAAGCCTAGATGAAGGTGTGCCAAAAGAAACGAAGACCCGTTTTGCTTTATCTATTGAAGAAATCGGGAAAAGATATTTCCTGAAGACACGGGGGATACTCGGCTACATGCTTAATATATCCCAGGATTTTCTATTATTATTAACCACAATAAGTGTGAAAGATGAACGAAAATCCTTAAAAGATGTCTTTCGTGAATTTGAGAAGAGAGGCGTGTTTTTCGACCGCCATTCTCAGGATGAGGTTGTACAACTATTTGATAAACTAAATCTTTTGGATAAAAAGAGTGATAGTGGGGATGCACAATATGTTAAACCAGTTCTATAA